One stretch of Actinacidiphila sp. DG2A-62 DNA includes these proteins:
- a CDS encoding zinc ribbon domain-containing protein, with protein MTAEIYFSNNYRDLCEEHGTGAGFQFEFSCHRCQDTWRSPFEAYQGARMASWVGKGVNAAWGLLGRTGSGVSSAADGLAGAGYGHARDAAFRRAIDTARTHFNRCPRCTGYVCNRCWNAGQGICLTCAPDTAAEAVAARRRGLNDAVAERSYAAGQSDAASFDSAAPRQLVCPQCGQETHGSAFCPSCGTRLNAQDTCASCRAALPAGAAFCPDCGTRR; from the coding sequence GTGACCGCGGAGATCTACTTCAGCAACAACTACCGTGATCTGTGCGAGGAACACGGAACCGGCGCGGGGTTCCAGTTCGAGTTCTCCTGCCACCGGTGCCAGGACACCTGGCGCTCACCGTTCGAGGCGTACCAGGGCGCCCGGATGGCCAGTTGGGTCGGCAAGGGCGTCAACGCGGCCTGGGGGCTGCTCGGCCGGACGGGCAGCGGCGTGTCCAGCGCGGCCGACGGGCTGGCCGGCGCGGGGTACGGGCACGCCCGCGACGCCGCCTTCCGGCGTGCGATCGACACCGCCCGGACCCACTTCAACCGCTGCCCGCGCTGCACCGGTTACGTGTGCAACCGGTGCTGGAACGCCGGCCAGGGCATCTGTCTGACCTGCGCGCCCGACACCGCCGCCGAGGCGGTCGCGGCCCGCCGGCGCGGCCTGAACGACGCGGTCGCCGAACGCTCCTACGCCGCCGGGCAGTCGGACGCCGCGTCCTTCGACTCCGCCGCGCCGCGCCAACTGGTCTGCCCGCAGTGCGGCCAGGAGACGCACGGCTCGGCCTTCTGCCCCAGCTGCGGCACCCGGCTGAACGCCCAGGACACCTGCGCCTCCTGCCGCGCGGCGCTGCCGGCCGGCGCCGCCTTCTGCCCGGACTGCGGCAC
- a CDS encoding zinc-dependent alcohol dehydrogenase family protein, producing the protein MRGAVIHAPGDVRVEERADPEITAPTDAVIRTVASCVCGSDLWDYRGANPFTGPKPMGHEYVGVVEEVGRDVALIKPGQFVVGSFYASDNTCANCRNGYQSSCLHREPLAASGCQSEYIRVPLADGTLVATPEPPDEAFVPSLLACSDVMGTGWYAALAAGVRPGATVVVVGDGAVGLCAVLAARELLAGPPASGGTGGAGATGAAAGAGAAGGSGGGPGRIIAMSRHASRQRLAREFGATDIVAERGDEGVARVKEMTGGIGADAVLECVGTGDSMRQALRSARPGGSVGFVGVPHGVRIDGAELFSSHVGLRGGPAPVRAYLPDLVERVLAGRIDPGRVFDLTLPLEQTGEAYRAMDQREAVKALLRP; encoded by the coding sequence GTGCGCGGAGCCGTCATCCACGCCCCGGGGGACGTACGGGTCGAGGAGCGCGCCGACCCGGAGATCACCGCACCGACGGACGCCGTCATCCGGACGGTGGCGAGCTGCGTGTGCGGCTCGGACCTGTGGGACTACCGCGGCGCCAATCCGTTCACCGGGCCCAAGCCGATGGGTCACGAGTACGTGGGCGTGGTGGAGGAGGTGGGCCGCGACGTGGCGCTGATCAAGCCGGGGCAATTCGTCGTCGGCTCGTTCTACGCCTCCGACAACACCTGCGCGAACTGCCGCAACGGCTACCAGAGCAGCTGCCTGCACCGCGAGCCGCTCGCGGCCTCCGGCTGCCAGTCCGAGTACATCCGGGTGCCGCTGGCCGACGGCACGCTGGTCGCCACGCCGGAACCGCCCGACGAGGCGTTCGTGCCGAGCCTGCTGGCCTGCTCCGACGTGATGGGCACCGGCTGGTACGCGGCGCTCGCCGCCGGGGTGCGGCCCGGGGCGACGGTCGTGGTGGTCGGGGACGGCGCGGTGGGGCTGTGCGCGGTGCTGGCCGCGCGGGAACTGCTCGCGGGTCCGCCTGCGTCGGGCGGGACGGGCGGCGCGGGCGCGACGGGCGCCGCCGCCGGAGCAGGTGCGGCGGGCGGCTCGGGCGGCGGTCCGGGCCGGATCATCGCCATGAGCCGGCACGCCTCGCGGCAGCGGCTCGCCCGGGAGTTCGGCGCCACCGACATCGTCGCCGAGCGCGGCGACGAGGGCGTCGCGCGGGTGAAGGAGATGACCGGCGGGATCGGCGCCGACGCGGTGCTGGAGTGCGTCGGCACCGGGGACTCCATGCGGCAGGCGCTGCGCTCCGCCCGCCCGGGCGGCTCCGTCGGCTTCGTCGGCGTCCCGCACGGGGTGCGGATCGACGGCGCGGAGCTGTTCTCCTCGCACGTCGGCCTCCGCGGCGGGCCCGCGCCGGTGCGCGCCTACCTGCCGGACCTCGTCGAGCGGGTGCTGGCCGGCCGGATCGACCCCGGCCGGGTCTTCGACCTCACGCTGCCGCTGGAGCAGACCGGCGAGGCGTACCGCGCCATGGACCAGCGAGAGGCGGTCAAGGCCCTGCTGCGCCCCTGA
- a CDS encoding HAMP domain-containing sensor histidine kinase, whose protein sequence is MRRTLAGIALAVTTMVALSFCIPLSLLVRSEARTQAVTAAEQRAAALAPVLALTTDAASLRSAAASVDPDDRLAVHLPGGTLLGASHAPASLLRRAQSAGESLARDVPGGWVYLQPVVLGGGRVAVVEEFVPSADLSRGVARSWWVMAGLALGLVLGSVFVADRLAARVVRSSRRLSGAAHALGAGDLRTRVEPMGPPELREAGTAFNAMAERMVVLLATERELVADLSHRLRTPLTALRLAAEQTEARSAGPAGAPAVPGPARPAGAPDMPGVPGGPGDPRRLTAAIDALESELQAIIETARAPFDVRPAGATSAAPAPRRAAGAAWATAADDASGSSNPAASAVSAASAPGPSHWRAASSAPSEVPDSSAPPPTSGPVADSGHCVAADVVAARAAFWAVLARQQNRPFELHVTPETSTVAVPEDELIAVVDALAGNVFRHTASGTAFAIRLDRSAQAVTLVVEDAGPGIADPEAAVTRGRSADATGPSTGLGLDIARRAAAATRGSVAITRGGLGGACVAVTFTLAADPVRSGRPHRTRRRGFRARHQH, encoded by the coding sequence TTGAGAAGGACCCTGGCCGGCATCGCGCTCGCGGTCACCACCATGGTGGCCCTGTCCTTCTGCATACCGCTGTCCCTGCTGGTCAGGTCGGAGGCGCGGACCCAGGCGGTCACCGCGGCCGAGCAGCGGGCCGCCGCGCTCGCGCCGGTGCTCGCGCTCACCACCGACGCCGCGAGCCTGCGCTCGGCCGCGGCCAGCGTCGACCCCGACGACCGGCTCGCCGTGCACCTGCCGGGCGGCACCCTGCTCGGCGCCTCGCACGCCCCCGCCTCGCTGCTGCGCCGCGCGCAGAGCGCCGGCGAGTCGCTGGCCCGCGACGTGCCGGGCGGCTGGGTCTACCTCCAGCCGGTCGTGCTCGGCGGTGGACGGGTCGCGGTGGTCGAGGAGTTCGTGCCGTCCGCCGACCTCTCGCGCGGCGTCGCCAGGTCCTGGTGGGTGATGGCCGGGCTCGCGCTGGGACTGGTGCTCGGCTCGGTGTTCGTCGCCGACCGGCTCGCGGCCCGGGTGGTCCGCTCCTCGCGGCGGCTGTCCGGCGCGGCGCACGCGCTGGGCGCGGGCGACTTGCGCACCCGGGTGGAACCGATGGGCCCGCCCGAACTGCGGGAGGCCGGCACCGCGTTCAACGCGATGGCCGAGCGCATGGTCGTCCTGCTCGCCACCGAGCGCGAACTCGTCGCTGACCTCTCGCACCGGCTGCGCACCCCGCTGACCGCGCTGCGGCTGGCCGCCGAGCAGACCGAGGCGCGGAGCGCGGGACCGGCGGGCGCGCCGGCCGTGCCGGGCCCCGCACGCCCCGCGGGAGCCCCGGACATGCCGGGCGTGCCCGGCGGCCCCGGTGATCCGCGTCGCCTGACCGCCGCGATCGACGCGCTGGAGTCCGAGTTGCAGGCGATCATCGAGACCGCCCGCGCGCCCTTCGACGTGCGCCCGGCCGGCGCGACGTCCGCCGCGCCGGCGCCGCGCAGAGCCGCCGGCGCGGCCTGGGCCACCGCGGCCGACGACGCGTCCGGCTCCTCGAACCCCGCCGCCTCCGCCGTGTCCGCCGCCTCTGCTCCGGGCCCGTCGCACTGGCGCGCCGCCTCTTCTGCGCCGTCCGAAGTCCCCGACTCCTCGGCGCCGCCGCCGACTTCGGGTCCCGTGGCCGACTCGGGGCACTGCGTGGCCGCCGACGTGGTCGCCGCGCGCGCCGCCTTCTGGGCCGTGCTCGCCCGCCAGCAGAACCGGCCGTTCGAGCTGCACGTCACGCCGGAGACCAGCACCGTCGCCGTGCCCGAGGACGAACTGATCGCGGTCGTCGACGCGTTGGCGGGCAACGTCTTCCGGCACACCGCCTCCGGCACCGCCTTCGCGATCCGGCTGGACCGCAGCGCGCAGGCGGTCACCCTCGTGGTGGAGGACGCCGGGCCGGGCATCGCCGACCCCGAGGCGGCCGTGACGCGCGGCCGCAGCGCCGACGCCACCGGACCGTCCACCGGGCTCGGTCTGGACATCGCCCGCCGCGCCGCCGCCGCCACCCGCGGCTCGGTGGCGATCACCCGCGGCGGGCTCGGCGGCGCGTGCGTCGCGGTCACCTTCACGCTGGCCGCCGATCCCGTGCGCTCCGGCCGCCCGCACCGCACCCGCCGCCGCGGCTTCCGTGCCCGGCACCAGCACTGA
- a CDS encoding response regulator transcription factor, translated as MASVLVIEDDPVIRSSLLEALTAFGHVVRSAADGFGGLREVTQVRFDAVVLDLGLPDLDGRDALRMIRGISQVPVLVATARDDESEIIRLLDSGADDYLVKPFSGGQLQARLSAVLRRTQGPEPYRTPRAARPVGRLGPVRGESAARAPGGYAAPLRVGELDIDRQARTAALAGRELDLTRREFDLLAYLCERAGAVVSKQELLTEVWREPYVDDQTVHVHLSALRRKLGERAARPRYLHTVRGVGFKLVAPR; from the coding sequence ATGGCCAGCGTCCTGGTGATAGAAGACGACCCGGTCATCCGCTCCTCGCTGCTGGAGGCGCTGACCGCGTTCGGGCACGTCGTGCGCAGCGCCGCGGACGGTTTCGGCGGGCTGCGCGAGGTCACCCAGGTCCGGTTCGACGCCGTGGTGCTGGACCTCGGACTGCCCGACCTCGACGGACGCGACGCGCTGCGGATGATCCGCGGCATCTCCCAGGTGCCGGTGCTGGTGGCGACCGCCCGCGACGACGAGAGCGAGATCATCAGGCTGCTCGACTCCGGCGCCGACGACTACCTCGTCAAGCCGTTCTCCGGCGGGCAGTTGCAGGCGCGGCTGTCCGCGGTGCTGCGGCGCACCCAGGGCCCCGAGCCGTACCGCACACCGCGCGCCGCGCGACCGGTCGGCCGACTCGGGCCGGTGCGCGGGGAGTCGGCGGCCCGCGCGCCCGGCGGCTACGCCGCGCCGCTGCGGGTCGGCGAGCTGGACATCGACCGCCAGGCCAGGACAGCGGCCCTGGCCGGCCGCGAACTGGACCTGACGCGGCGGGAGTTCGACCTGCTGGCGTATCTGTGCGAGCGGGCCGGCGCGGTGGTGTCCAAGCAGGAGCTGCTCACCGAGGTGTGGCGCGAGCCCTACGTCGACGACCAGACCGTGCACGTGCACCTGTCCGCGCTGCGCCGCAAGCTCGGCGAGCGCGCCGCCCGGCCGCGCTACCTGCACACCGTGCGCGGCGTCGGCTTCAAACTGGTCGCGCCGCGTTGA